The Lichenihabitans psoromatis genome contains a region encoding:
- the cysE gene encoding serine O-acetyltransferase: MDQRSSAKVIGLPGTDPLFDRVRNEAEAVLRNEPELAGLMLSTVLNHDDLAGAVVHRIAARLDHPDVPGTLLRQVFTDLVTSAGLQEAFAADLLAVAERDPACTKLIQPLLYFKGFHAIQTHRMAHALWKAGRQDLALYIQSRSSSVFQTDIHPAAVIGKGLFLDHATGLVVGSTAVIEDDVSMLQDVTLGGTGKQSGDRHPKIRHGVLIGAGAKVLGNIEVGHCSRVAAGSVVLQPVPPKTTVAGVPARVVGEAGCAEPARSMEQRLQKLDRGGDA, from the coding sequence ATGGATCAGCGCTCGAGCGCCAAGGTGATCGGCCTTCCCGGGACCGATCCTCTCTTCGACCGCGTCAGAAACGAGGCGGAAGCCGTGCTCCGCAACGAGCCGGAACTCGCAGGGTTGATGCTGTCGACCGTGCTCAATCACGACGACCTGGCGGGGGCGGTGGTGCATCGCATCGCGGCGCGGCTCGATCATCCTGACGTGCCGGGAACGCTGTTGCGGCAAGTCTTTACCGACCTTGTCACCAGCGCCGGATTACAGGAGGCCTTCGCGGCCGATCTTCTTGCGGTCGCCGAGCGTGATCCGGCCTGCACCAAGCTCATCCAGCCTTTGCTCTATTTCAAAGGGTTCCACGCCATCCAGACGCACCGCATGGCGCATGCATTGTGGAAGGCCGGCCGCCAGGATCTCGCTCTTTACATTCAGAGTCGGTCGTCGAGCGTGTTTCAAACCGACATCCATCCCGCCGCCGTGATCGGCAAGGGCCTGTTCCTCGATCATGCGACCGGTCTGGTCGTCGGCTCGACTGCCGTGATCGAGGATGATGTCTCGATGCTGCAGGACGTGACGCTCGGGGGCACCGGCAAGCAGAGCGGCGATCGGCATCCGAAAATTCGTCATGGCGTGTTGATCGGCGCAGGCGCCAAGGTGCTCGGCAATATTGAGGTCGGCCATTGCTCGCGAGTCGCGGCCGGTTCGGTCGTGCTCCAACCCGTTCCGCCGAAGACCACCGTCGCGGGTGTGCCGGCTCGGGTCGTCGGCGAAGCCGGATGTGCGGAGCCGGCGCGTTCGATGGAGCAGCGGCTGCAGAAACTCGATCGCGGAGGCGACGCTTGA
- a CDS encoding PilZ domain-containing protein: MTIAHAPALFQSASRGVTPPGAERRRHQRVRVQLLGRYMLGDRQEYPCQAIDMSPGGASLVAAVKGITGDRVVCHLDQIGRVEGVIARLTETGFAIQISVPLVRREKLAEQLTWLANRQALGLLDGRRHIRIVPRLGRTTVTTQDVKTMPARLLDVSLSGAALQCDIRPAIGATVSIGNTRGRVVRASAGCLGIEFDALLPIDTFDEHIVL, translated from the coding sequence ATGACGATTGCGCATGCCCCTGCCCTGTTTCAGTCCGCGTCCCGTGGTGTGACGCCACCCGGCGCGGAGCGTCGCCGCCATCAACGCGTGCGGGTGCAACTGCTCGGGCGTTACATGCTCGGGGACCGGCAGGAATATCCGTGCCAAGCCATCGACATGTCACCGGGCGGGGCGTCGCTGGTGGCTGCCGTCAAGGGCATCACGGGGGACCGGGTGGTCTGCCACCTCGATCAGATCGGCCGCGTCGAGGGCGTCATCGCACGCCTGACCGAAACCGGTTTCGCGATCCAGATCAGTGTGCCGCTGGTTCGGCGGGAGAAGCTCGCCGAACAATTGACGTGGCTGGCTAACCGGCAAGCACTCGGCTTGCTGGACGGGCGACGTCACATCCGCATCGTTCCACGGCTCGGTCGTACCACTGTTACGACTCAGGATGTCAAGACGATGCCGGCGCGACTCCTGGACGTGTCGCTCTCCGGAGCCGCGCTTCAATGCGACATCCGGCCAGCGATAGGCGCAACGGTGTCGATCGGCAATACCCGTGGACGGGTCGTGCGGGCGTCTGCGGGATGCCTCGGAATCGAATTCGACGCGCTGCTCCCGATCGACACGTTCGACGAACACATCGTTCTCTAG
- a CDS encoding rhomboid family intramembrane serine protease, whose amino-acid sequence MSIDSPKQPIFRIPISLVIVFGVLAVIHLIRTSLPEMVDADVLARLAFVPGRLTLAWDPAWVLGGVAGLDPDSAAGQTRIEVARFFLGDGSLQPWTLLTYSLLHGNWTHLGLNGIWLLAFGTPVARRFGSWRFVLFLLGGALAGAIAHYLVFPRDLQPLIGASAAVSGCMAAALRFMFQPDRQLGVGDLGRDSMALARRPMVPLGRMVRDRRAMTFLVVWFVTNLASGLGAVAMGISDAPIAWQAHIGGFLFGLLAFPFFDPVRTTMTIGDVTSATDAGRAVDSDAEDQQRP is encoded by the coding sequence TTGAGTATCGACTCGCCCAAGCAACCCATTTTCCGTATTCCGATCTCGCTCGTGATCGTTTTCGGTGTCCTCGCCGTCATCCACCTCATTCGAACAAGCCTGCCAGAGATGGTCGATGCCGATGTGCTGGCACGGCTTGCTTTCGTACCGGGTCGGCTGACGCTCGCATGGGATCCGGCCTGGGTGCTCGGCGGGGTCGCCGGTCTCGATCCCGACAGCGCTGCCGGGCAGACCCGTATCGAGGTCGCCCGCTTCTTTCTGGGGGATGGCTCGCTTCAGCCCTGGACGCTCCTGACCTATTCTTTGCTGCACGGAAACTGGACGCATCTCGGGCTGAACGGCATCTGGCTGCTAGCGTTCGGAACGCCAGTCGCGCGCCGCTTTGGGTCATGGCGGTTCGTATTATTCCTGTTGGGTGGCGCGCTCGCCGGCGCCATCGCGCATTATCTGGTGTTCCCGCGCGATCTGCAGCCACTCATCGGCGCCTCTGCGGCCGTATCGGGCTGCATGGCCGCGGCGCTTCGCTTCATGTTCCAGCCGGACCGACAACTCGGGGTCGGCGATCTCGGGCGGGACAGTATGGCCCTGGCGCGCCGCCCGATGGTTCCGTTGGGCCGCATGGTGCGCGACCGGCGTGCCATGACGTTTCTGGTCGTCTGGTTCGTGACCAATCTCGCGAGCGGTCTCGGCGCCGTCGCGATGGGGATCTCCGACGCGCCGATCGCGTGGCAGGCCCATATCGGCGGGTTTCTGTTCGGGCTCTTGGCGTTTCCGTTCTTCGATCCCGTCCGCACGACGATGACGATCGGAGATGTGACCTCCGCGACGGATGCAGGTCGCGCGGTCGACTCGGACGCCGAAGACCAGCAGCGCCCCTGA
- the gcvA gene encoding transcriptional regulator GcvA — translation MATPHRLPSLNALRAFETVAQHLSFAKAADDLHVTKAAVAQQVRLLEAEIGTALVRRSGRGLSLTDAGQAGLRDLKDGFAKLASGARRMREARGRDLVVISAGASFAATWLVRRIGDFKQEHPEIDVLLDAARSATEMDREGIDAYIVWGTGDFPGFISVRLFEEHVFPVCSPRLLDAGNPLRDPADLRRHTLLHLEWDWHFGAWPDWETWLKTAGVSDVDVGRGLWFNQMSIALEAAIQGQGVALSTRALAADEIRQGHLIAPFATSIETPFGYYFVCRADYLRSPKFVALRQWLIDEAARSQI, via the coding sequence ATGGCAACGCCACACCGTCTCCCGTCCCTCAACGCGCTGCGCGCCTTCGAGACCGTGGCGCAGCACCTGAGTTTTGCGAAAGCTGCCGACGATCTTCACGTCACCAAGGCCGCGGTCGCCCAGCAGGTGCGGCTGCTCGAGGCGGAAATCGGCACAGCTCTCGTCCGACGGTCCGGTCGCGGGCTGTCGCTGACCGACGCGGGCCAAGCCGGCCTGCGCGATCTGAAGGACGGTTTTGCCAAGCTCGCCTCCGGCGCGCGGCGCATGCGGGAGGCTCGCGGCCGCGATCTCGTGGTGATCAGCGCGGGCGCCTCGTTCGCGGCGACGTGGCTGGTGCGCCGTATCGGAGATTTCAAACAGGAACATCCCGAGATCGATGTCCTGCTCGATGCCGCCCGCTCGGCAACTGAAATGGATCGCGAAGGGATCGACGCCTATATCGTGTGGGGGACGGGTGATTTCCCCGGCTTCATCTCGGTCAGGCTGTTTGAGGAGCATGTCTTTCCGGTCTGCTCCCCTCGTCTGCTCGATGCTGGCAACCCGCTGCGTGACCCGGCAGATCTCAGGCGACACACGCTGCTGCATCTCGAATGGGATTGGCACTTCGGCGCGTGGCCCGATTGGGAGACGTGGCTTAAAACGGCTGGGGTGAGCGATGTCGATGTCGGCCGTGGCCTTTGGTTCAACCAGATGTCGATCGCGCTCGAAGCCGCGATCCAGGGCCAGGGTGTGGCGCTGAGCACGCGCGCGCTCGCGGCCGACGAGATCCGGCAGGGGCACCTCATCGCGCCGTTCGCCACCAGCATCGAAACCCCGTTCGGCTATTATTTCGTCTGCCGTGCGGACTATCTGCGCAGCCCGAAATTCGTGGCGCTGCGGCAATGGCTGATCGACGAGGCGGCGCGCTCGCAGATCTGA
- a CDS encoding DUF3307 domain-containing protein has protein sequence MLVPLGTATALMCVMAAKHFCADFLFQTAWIARGKAGTDNWVLPLMLHAGGHAALTLLIALLLYPKLWWFAPLELVVHAVIDRAKAVVGRRAALDAGQAEFWWLLGFDQFLHHLTNILIVSGFLALGTPHP, from the coding sequence ATGTTGGTTCCGTTGGGGACGGCGACGGCCCTGATGTGTGTCATGGCGGCGAAGCATTTCTGCGCCGATTTCCTCTTCCAGACCGCTTGGATCGCGCGCGGCAAGGCCGGCACCGACAATTGGGTGCTGCCTTTGATGCTCCATGCGGGGGGCCATGCCGCCCTGACGCTTTTGATCGCGCTTTTGCTCTATCCGAAGCTCTGGTGGTTCGCGCCCCTCGAACTCGTGGTCCATGCCGTCATCGACCGAGCCAAAGCCGTGGTCGGGCGTCGTGCGGCGCTGGATGCAGGCCAGGCGGAGTTCTGGTGGCTGCTCGGCTTCGACCAGTTCCTGCATCACCTGACTAACATTCTCATCGTCTCCGGCTTTCTGGCGCTCGGAACGCCTCACCCCTGA
- a CDS encoding DUF1127 domain-containing protein, which translates to MLQASLYSDRPSTDYGFKNESRYDVPRVGFLKGLSNAVRVGQTWLQGTPCDRLDDHLLQDIGMSRADYEALRF; encoded by the coding sequence ATGCTCCAAGCCTCCCTCTATTCCGACCGTCCATCGACGGATTACGGCTTCAAGAACGAATCCCGCTATGACGTGCCGCGCGTCGGTTTCCTCAAGGGATTGTCGAACGCAGTCCGCGTTGGGCAAACCTGGCTCCAGGGAACGCCCTGCGACAGGCTCGACGATCACCTGCTTCAGGACATCGGCATGAGCCGCGCCGATTACGAGGCGCTCCGCTTTTAA
- a CDS encoding DoxX family protein has product MTQITHPAIAASPMTPVRWVMLAVMVVFYAAAGVIHLASPDAFLPIVPDWVPSPRLVVMLTGVCELAGAAGLLTERCRWWAGVMLALYAFCVFPANIKHALEGIVVPQLPQSWWYHGPRLLAQPVIIWWALFCSGVISWPFSRRSGETKA; this is encoded by the coding sequence TTGACACAGATCACTCATCCCGCGATCGCCGCTTCCCCGATGACGCCCGTGCGCTGGGTGATGCTGGCCGTGATGGTCGTGTTCTACGCGGCTGCGGGCGTCATCCACCTTGCCTCGCCGGACGCTTTCCTCCCGATCGTTCCGGATTGGGTCCCGTCTCCGCGTCTCGTCGTCATGCTGACCGGCGTATGTGAACTCGCCGGGGCCGCAGGGTTATTGACCGAACGTTGTCGATGGTGGGCCGGTGTGATGCTGGCGCTTTACGCGTTTTGCGTATTCCCGGCCAACATCAAACATGCGCTGGAGGGGATTGTCGTTCCGCAACTGCCGCAGAGTTGGTGGTACCACGGCCCTCGACTTCTGGCTCAGCCCGTTATCATTTGGTGGGCGTTGTTTTGCTCGGGGGTTATCAGCTGGCCTTTCAGCAGACGATCCGGCGAGACAAAAGCTTAA
- a CDS encoding alpha/beta fold hydrolase, whose protein sequence is MDHFDSAGLRIAYLDAAPSPEIASPVGADTVVLVHGFASNHGVNWVNPGWVKTLTDAGYRVLALDNRGHGQSDKPHEPAAYATPLMADDVARLLNHCGIEQADVMGYSMGARITAFLALGHPHRVRSIILGGLGHHLVDGASLPPHIADAMEAASLDDLTDPTQRMFRRFADQNGNDRIALAACIRGTRQVLSAAELGTIGCPALVAVGSTDHIAGDPHALAALLPAGEALVIPDRDHNFAVGDKVYKRGALAFLAARS, encoded by the coding sequence ATGGATCATTTTGACTCGGCGGGCCTTCGCATCGCCTATCTGGATGCGGCTCCCTCTCCGGAGATCGCCAGCCCGGTGGGGGCCGACACGGTGGTGCTGGTGCATGGCTTCGCGTCGAATCATGGGGTCAACTGGGTCAATCCGGGTTGGGTCAAGACGCTGACGGACGCCGGCTATCGCGTTCTCGCGCTCGACAATCGCGGCCATGGGCAGAGCGATAAGCCGCATGAGCCGGCCGCCTACGCGACCCCCCTGATGGCCGACGATGTCGCGCGCCTGCTCAACCATTGCGGCATCGAGCAGGCCGACGTGATGGGCTACTCGATGGGCGCGCGGATCACCGCGTTTCTGGCGCTCGGCCATCCGCATCGGGTTCGATCGATCATCCTGGGTGGTCTCGGGCACCATCTCGTCGACGGCGCGAGCCTGCCGCCGCATATCGCCGATGCCATGGAGGCCGCGAGCCTCGACGACCTGACCGATCCGACACAACGGATGTTTCGGCGCTTTGCCGACCAGAACGGCAACGACCGGATTGCCCTTGCGGCCTGTATTCGGGGCACACGCCAGGTGCTGTCCGCGGCCGAACTCGGCACGATCGGCTGCCCCGCTCTCGTGGCGGTCGGCAGCACCGATCACATCGCCGGCGACCCGCATGCGCTGGCGGCTTTGCTGCCGGCTGGCGAAGCTTTGGTGATTCCCGATCGGGACCATAATTTCGCGGTGGGCGATAAGGTGTATAAGCGCGGGGCTCTGGCGTTCCTCGCCGCGCGGTCCTGA
- a CDS encoding PAS domain-containing protein, translating into MIHAVSQELYAYWNTLRGGRTAPERGEIDPAAIRGILSDTFILEVDTPTGTPIFPIRLSGTRMNALFLDELKGRSWLSLWDRFDRSTMLSVLFGVLDDGSPAVAGLAAGPEDQSQIELEMLLLPLRHNGRAHARLLGCIAPLTIPSWLGLSPVNYLSLRSLRLLEIERAAFTLDQLEPAPPKPVVRNEPPKRYGYLVLHQGGRAAGGDRRAG; encoded by the coding sequence ATGATACATGCCGTTTCACAGGAGCTCTACGCTTACTGGAACACTTTGCGCGGCGGCCGCACGGCTCCCGAACGCGGCGAGATCGACCCCGCGGCCATCCGTGGGATCTTGTCGGACACGTTTATCCTCGAAGTCGACACGCCAACCGGAACTCCGATTTTTCCAATCCGGCTGTCCGGCACGCGGATGAATGCCCTGTTTCTGGACGAGTTGAAGGGCCGGTCCTGGCTGAGCTTGTGGGACAGGTTCGATCGAAGCACCATGCTGAGCGTGCTGTTCGGCGTGCTCGATGACGGATCGCCTGCGGTCGCCGGCTTGGCGGCCGGACCAGAGGATCAATCGCAGATCGAGCTTGAGATGCTGCTCCTGCCGCTTCGTCATAACGGCCGCGCGCATGCCCGGCTGCTCGGTTGCATCGCACCGCTCACGATCCCGTCGTGGCTCGGGCTGTCGCCGGTCAACTACCTGTCGTTGCGCTCTCTGCGTCTTCTCGAAATCGAGCGAGCGGCTTTCACGCTCGACCAACTCGAGCCGGCCCCCCCGAAGCCCGTCGTCCGCAATGAACCGCCGAAACGCTACGGCTATCTCGTGCTCCACCAGGGCGGCAGGGCAGCGGGCGGAGACCGCCGCGCCGGCTGA
- a CDS encoding CBS domain-containing protein, with protein MNLSHILANKGQAVITTAPHRTLGEACTVLSEKGIGALVVTSADREVLGILSERDIIRALAKHGSAVLDQAVSAFMTAKVVTATEHTSVTAAMEQMTDGRFRHMPIVNEGRLSGLISIGDVVKHRLELIEHEKQSMIDYIGTA; from the coding sequence ATGAACTTATCGCATATTCTGGCCAACAAAGGGCAGGCGGTGATCACGACCGCGCCCCACCGCACGCTCGGTGAAGCCTGCACGGTGTTGAGTGAAAAAGGCATCGGCGCGCTGGTGGTGACGAGCGCCGATCGGGAGGTGCTTGGTATCTTGTCCGAGCGAGACATCATCCGAGCTTTGGCCAAGCACGGCAGTGCCGTTCTCGATCAGGCCGTCTCGGCCTTCATGACCGCCAAGGTCGTCACCGCGACGGAGCATACGAGCGTGACGGCCGCGATGGAACAGATGACCGATGGGCGGTTCCGGCATATGCCGATCGTCAACGAGGGCCGCTTGTCCGGGCTGATCTCGATCGGTGACGTCGTGAAACACAGGCTCGAACTGATCGAGCATGAGAAGCAATCCATGATCGACTATATCGGCACGGCCTGA
- a CDS encoding EAL domain-containing protein, with translation MYGSSGLLFAPSGSVLFIEGDCASTAYLIVRGRVELFIVRAGRKQVVAERQAGDIFGEVALVDEGPRAISAISADDCELLVVTREQISTRIAEADPVLRLCLGILLERLRGTVSSASDAFAVPSAWADHFVAAREILSLDVQLHRAIERNELELFFQPIVRLATRQLAGLEVLLRWHHPQRGLLQPCDFIPLAEASGVITAVTTYCLQKVARQFPSLMAAGLSNAGAVEPLFVSVNVSAADLHQDRFASRAVSILCSAGVDPRHVKLEVTESVLIKDAERCVRTLDQCRDHGLQIAIDDFGTGYSSLNYLNTLPMDILKIDRTFAGSLMSDTAGRKIIGAVVSLGAELDLTVVAEGVEEEAQADMLTAMGCELGQGFLFGRPRNLLETLRLIRRWRANVPDLVEEWPEARRA, from the coding sequence ATGTATGGTTCGTCGGGACTTCTTTTTGCGCCGTCGGGATCAGTCCTGTTCATCGAGGGGGACTGCGCCTCGACCGCCTATCTGATTGTGCGAGGGCGCGTCGAGCTCTTCATCGTGCGGGCGGGCCGAAAGCAGGTCGTTGCAGAGCGCCAAGCTGGCGACATCTTCGGGGAAGTCGCTCTCGTGGACGAAGGCCCCCGCGCCATCTCGGCCATCTCGGCCGACGATTGCGAACTCCTGGTCGTCACGCGCGAGCAGATTTCGACCCGCATCGCAGAGGCCGATCCCGTGCTCCGGCTCTGCCTCGGCATTCTTCTCGAGCGTCTTCGCGGCACGGTGTCGAGCGCATCCGATGCGTTTGCGGTCCCTTCGGCCTGGGCGGATCATTTCGTTGCTGCGCGGGAGATCCTCTCGCTCGATGTGCAGCTCCATCGGGCGATCGAGCGCAACGAACTCGAATTATTCTTCCAACCCATCGTGCGGTTGGCGACCCGGCAACTCGCCGGTCTCGAGGTGCTGCTCCGTTGGCATCATCCGCAGCGCGGATTGCTGCAACCCTGCGATTTTATTCCGCTTGCCGAGGCGAGCGGCGTCATCACTGCGGTGACGACCTATTGCCTCCAGAAGGTCGCCCGGCAATTCCCCTCCCTCATGGCGGCAGGGTTGTCGAATGCCGGAGCCGTCGAGCCGCTCTTCGTCAGCGTGAACGTCTCTGCGGCCGACCTCCATCAGGACAGATTCGCATCGCGAGCGGTCTCGATCCTCTGCAGCGCCGGAGTGGATCCGAGGCACGTCAAGCTCGAGGTCACCGAGAGTGTGCTGATCAAGGATGCCGAGCGCTGCGTTCGCACTCTCGATCAATGTCGCGATCACGGTCTGCAAATCGCGATCGACGATTTCGGGACAGGTTATTCCTCGCTCAACTACCTCAACACGCTGCCGATGGACATTCTCAAGATCGACCGCACATTTGCAGGGTCCTTGATGTCGGATACGGCCGGCCGCAAGATCATCGGCGCGGTCGTCTCACTCGGCGCGGAACTCGATCTGACGGTGGTGGCCGAAGGCGTCGAAGAAGAAGCGCAGGCCGACATGCTGACCGCCATGGGATGCGAACTCGGGCAGGGTTTCCTGTTTGGTCGGCCCCGCAATCTGCTCGAGACCTTGCGTCTCATCCGGCGCTGGCGCGCCAATGTGCCGGATCTCGTCGAGGAATGGCCGGAGGCCCGCCGCGCCTGA
- a CDS encoding DUF3126 family protein translates to MNKTELHQLQDYLRGILGNTGLKVTQHAKEDGAADVALGERKIGKLVVDDEDGDRSFSFEMKIPVQRPAIEEYLRLLFENPKLKVMARAKKTDSVELNSGSDFLGIVSADDPKGNSYTFQMAILDYDLEER, encoded by the coding sequence TTGAACAAGACCGAACTGCATCAGTTGCAGGACTATCTGCGTGGCATCCTGGGCAATACGGGCCTGAAGGTCACGCAACACGCCAAGGAGGACGGCGCCGCCGACGTCGCACTGGGTGAGCGCAAGATCGGCAAGCTCGTGGTCGACGACGAGGACGGCGACCGCTCTTTTTCGTTTGAAATGAAGATCCCGGTGCAGCGGCCGGCGATCGAAGAATATCTGCGGCTGCTCTTCGAAAATCCGAAGCTGAAGGTGATGGCGCGCGCCAAGAAGACCGACTCGGTCGAACTCAATTCGGGCAGCGACTTTCTCGGCATCGTCTCGGCCGATGATCCGAAGGGCAATTCCTACACGTTTCAGATGGCGATCCTCGACTACGATCTCGAAGAGCGCTGA